Below is a window of Sus scrofa isolate TJ Tabasco breed Duroc chromosome 3, Sscrofa11.1, whole genome shotgun sequence DNA.
CCCTAACCTGCGTTTAGGGACAGAGAGCAGTCCCTCCGAAGCCTGCGTTCTCCCTGCTGCAGCAGCGTCTCCCCAGAAATGTGTCTGTCCGTGCGTTGTGTTCTGTGTTGTGCACCTGCTGTGTCGTCGGCAGGACCCCCAGAGCTCAGGGGTTAGAACAGCAGGCGGGTATTCCCTCACAGTCCTGAGGCCACAGGTTCAAAGTTGGGGCGTCCACGGGGCCGTGTGCATCTAGAGCCCTTCCTCTGGGGACAGAACCGTTCCTTGGCTTctgccagcttctgggggctcctggTGGCCGCTCCCTGTCTCACACGGCCATCTgccctgtgtctgtgtgtccagATTTAGGATCCCTGCACTCTGGTGTGGCCTCGTCCCAACCTGGTCACTCCTGCAGACACCCTGTTTCTGAATATGGTCACAGTCGCAGGTCCTGGGGTGCGGGCTTGACCTTGTCCTTTTTGGGGACGGAGGTCGGCTGTGATGGACCTGTTGTGCAATCCAGAAGTCACGGACCAGggccgcccccctgcccccagtccaTCTGGCAAAGGACTCCTGGGCTGAGATGACCGGCTTGCCCTCTCGCATCCAGAGGAGATGCCTCTGCCTTGGCCGCCCTGCAGCGCTGGCACCATGGCACTGGCCATGCACCTGCCCAGCCTCTGCAAGCAGCTGTACTGACCTGAGGGTCAgtgggtggcggtgggggggcaGGAGCTCGTGGCAGGACGCGGTTGAGGAGACAGGCCTGTGGGGGGCTCAGAGCGGGAGCCTCCGCCCGCGCCCCCGCAGCCGGGGGCACCTCTGACGGGGCTGGCCCCCCACCTTCCAGGACTGCCCCAGTGTCTTCTCCAGCGGCCTGGACCTGAGGGAGCTGTGCGGGAGGAACCCGGCCCGCTACGCCGAGTTCTGGAAGGCCGTGCAGGAGATGTGGTTGCGGTTCTACCTGTCCAACCTGGTGCTGGTCGCCGCCATCAACGTGAGTGGCCCGCCACCCAGAGGCCGTGCTGGCTTGCTGGGGGTCAGCCCTCGGGGTGGGGCGAGGACGTGGCCCCAGCCTCCAGAAGCCCTCAGAGAGGAAGGGGGCGGTCGGGGAGCCCCTCAGAGGATCCGAGGTGAGCACACCCTTACAGACAGGTGACGAGGGGCAGGACCCAGCCAGAGGCGTATGGGGGTGCGGGATCAGATCCACATTTGGGGACTGTCACTGTGGCCTAacctggggagggcaggggaccGCGGGGGTGCGTAAGATGAGGGCAGCGGGAGGCTAAGCTTCGAGGACCTCCTGCTGGAGACAGCGACAGGCCCTGTGGGGCGTGGCAGGAGGTGACAGCCCAGGCTAGGTACTTGTTTGGTATTTGAGGTTCTGGACAAGCCTATGAGAGCTGAGGCGCTTGCTGCTCTGCCACGCAGCTGAGAGGTGAGCTGGCCACCCTGCTGGTCCGTGACCACTGTGCCCAGCCCCCGCATAGCAGGGCTGCAGGCACCCGCCACAGGACCCTGGCTCTGGAATGCGACCGCTGTGGCAGCACCAAGCAAGCCTGTGGCCTCGCTTCCCCCGCAGGGAGCCTGCCCGGCTGGgggctgcctcctctccctcaccTGCGACTACCGGGTCCTGGCTGACAACCCCAAGTACCTCATGGGGCTGAATGAGACCCTGCTGGGCATTGTCGCCCCCTTCTGGTAAGGCCGGGAGCCGTGCCCACCCCCACTGGGAGCCCTGAGCCCCCAGTGAATGCCATCTGCTTCCAGGTTCAAAGACAGCATCATGAACACCATCGGGCATCGCGCCACTGAGCAGGCCTTACAGCTGGGGTCGCTCTTGCCACCAGCAGAGGCCCTCCAGGTGGGCATGGTGGACCAGGTGGTGCCTGAGGACCAGCTCCTGAGCACCGCGCTCTCGGTGATGGCCAAGTGGCTGGCTGTTCCAGGTGAGGAGCCCAGGGAGGGGCGACCTCTGTGGGtacaggaggcaggcaggcaggccccCACCCTCGCCCTCCCCACCCTGAAGCTCCTGGTGAGACAGGAAGTCCTCCAGTAATTCACTAATGAGCTGTTCACAATAGGGAGTGTCTGGGCCTCCCTGGCGGTGgctgcaccccccacccacccgccCCTATGGCGCCTTCTCAAGCCGTCTCCCTCCCAAGCCGTCTCCCTCCCATGTCTGTGTGTCACACCTCCCTCTCCTTTTAAGCACACCTAtcactggatttagggcccaccctgaATCCAAgatgactttgtctttttttttggtattttctagagccgcacccgcggcacatgaaggttcccaggctaggggtcaaattggagctacaatttgccggcctacaccacagctcatggcaacgccgaatctttaacccactgagcgaggccagggatcgaacccacaacctcatggttcctgaggttaacaactgcgccaccacgggaactccaacttcgtCTTAGTTACATCTGCAAGGACCCTTTTCCTAACAAGGCCACTACACAGACAGCTGGGGTATGGAAGTAGGGCTGCTCACACCGGCTGTGGTTGCGGTAGAGACCAGGGCTGGCAGCAGCATAGTGTCTAAAGAGCCAGGGAAACTGTCATCTTCATTGGTCACAGCCTCTGCCCCAACTATGGCACTCGGTGCTGGAGGTCAAGGGCGGCCTCGGAGCACGTGTGCTACCAAGCAAGTGTGTGTTCCAATAAagctgcttttcagggccgcacccgccgcatgtggaaattccctggctagggcttCAGTCCACaatctcatgggtcctagtcgtgttcattaactgctgagccatgaaggaactccttgGGACACTAAATTCGGAGTTTCATACAGTTTTCATATCACAAAATATGaccctttaataaatttttttttcatctataaaaacaaaaccaggagttcctgtttttggctcagcagattaagaacctgactagtatccatgaggatgcaggtttgactcctggcctcgctcagtgggtaaggacctggtgttgtcatgagctgtggggtacgtcacagacacagctcggatcccacgtggctgtggctaggattggacctctagcctggaaacttccatgtgcaacaGCGGCAGCcgtaaagagagaaaataacataaaaccatTCCTAGCTCTTGGGGGCAGGTTTGCCACTGCCTGACCCAGGGGCCTGAATACTGCGCAGCCATTGATTAGGGTGCAAAAGAATACTTTCATGGCATGGAAAAAATGTCCCCAGCAATATACTCAAGGGAAAATAACACGTCACAAAGGCAGTTTTTACAGGGTCATCTTCTGTGCTCTTAAGAGAAACTGGCGGGCTGTAGGGAACAGCGTGTTCGTTCTAAGGTTTCCGGCAGAGCTCCTGCTGGCACTCTCTTGAAGAGGCGGGGACTtatgccactgtgccacagctgcgtcTTCCCCCGTGGCCCTCGTTTTCTTTAGATCACGCGCGGCAGCTAACCAAGAGCATGATCCGCCAGGCCACGGCAGACCGCCTGCTGAAGCAGCGCGACGCCGACATCCAGAACTTCGTCAGCTTCATCTCCAAAGACGCCATCCAAAAGTCCCTGCAGACGTACTTAGAAAAGCTCAAACAAAAGAAAGGCTAAGGGCCCGGTGGCCCCTGCACCCTTCTGGGGGGCCCTGTGGTCCCAAGGGATCTAAATAAGGTACTTTGCCGCATAGAAGTAATTGCAGCTTTGTTTTTCTGATCCTCCTAGAAGACCCTGTTCCTCCCAGCTACAGCCCCAAGGCTGGTCCCCACCGGAGTGCCTTTTGtgcctggggggtgggcaggggtcgCAACTGGCAAGCAGTGTCTTGATCCGGGCATCGTTAACTGGCAGGGGGTGCCTTCTGGACCCCCATGATGTCACCAGTGTCTCCTCTGCCAGAGCTGAATAAAGTGCTTGGCTTTCCCATCCCTGGCGGTGGAATGCCTGATTgctggaggcaggaggccagggagtTGTGGGCCCTGACAAGTCACCCAAAACCCCGCCAGGGGAAAGGTCTTGCACCACTTTGGGGTGGAAGGCGTGTTCGGAGAAGTGGGGGTGACCTGGAGAGGGATGAGGGAGGCATTTCTTGCGAGATGTTTTACCTTGCTAGTGTCCTAATTCTCACGTTGGAAAGATCTAGCAAGAAAAGCTTGTCCAAACTTCTGAAACCAGGTCTTTCCCTCCCATGTAATTCAGGCCATTTCCCAAATCCTGCCAAAGATGAGCTGCTTCGAAAACCAGAAACCTCAGGGGGCCCCTGTCAGTAACCCTGTGTACCCAGCTCTGCTTGCTCCCAATTCTTAGGCAGTGAGCTTGGCCGGGGCACGGGCCACTCTCCTCCCTGATGGCCCCTGCCCAGGAAGGCCTGGCCGAAGGGGCCGTACCACAGTGTGCTGTCGACTTCCAGGGGTATGACCTCGGCCCAGCCTACCTGCTCACCACGGTGGGGGCTCCACATGTCCGAGGGCCCCCAACCAGCTGGGGGCAGCCGGCCAGCCTTCCTGACCTGCACACCCGCGTGCCTGGGCATCAGGCTGGAGCAGGAGCCCCGTGGTCCGGGAGGTGGGCCTTGGGCATTAGCACTCCACGCACGTGAGCACGGGGGCTGCCTTCTAGAGCCAGCCTAGTGTGGAGGTGGCCAGTGCCCAGCAGGACATGGAGTGGGCAGACCGGGCTGTCCCTGTCCCCTAAGGGAACTTGGGCCAGGAACCTGCTGGGCTGCAGGACCAAGAATTGTGCCCCAAGAGGGCTGCGGCCTAAGAAAGGACATGGAGGTGTCAGCACCGACGTGGCTGGGCTGGGTACGGTCTTCCCTGTGCTGGATCATGTTTACCGAGTGCCCAGCGCTCTGCAAGGTGTTTCTCACAACCCCCCGAGGTGGGTGGTGGCATCATGCTTCACAGACGGGCAAAGGGCTCAAAGGGTCCCGTCGTTTGTCCAGGCCAGCCGATGCCACCCTGCAGCCTCACTGGGCTTGGCTGGCTGCCCAGAAGGGCTCGATGGGGCTTGCACCGCAGGGCTCAGTGCGACTTGAGGGTCACCTCCACAGGAAAATGGTCACTGATGGCAAGGGCCTGGAGGGAGAAGGGTCCCAGCCTCAGAGGCCCTGCCAAGCAGCCCAACCTCCATCCACTGCACCCCAGAAAACTGCCCCCCAGGGGGCCCAGCGCATCTGGAGTTGGGGGGCAGGCCTGCGAGGTGGAGTGGGAACATGGCCTTGGGCTTCCTATACTGCCATCCCGGATGTGCTGGATTTAGTCAAAAGTGAACCCCTGTGAGCCCTTTCGAGCGCAGGGAGGGGAGCACCAGGTGCTCTGGGGCGGGGCCTGACGGACTCCCGGAAACCCTGGGACCCTGCGCCCCTCTAGCCCCCGCCACCCCACACTCGCCTGACTCTGGTCCAGGCTGAATTCCTCCTGGAAGTCATGCACGGCGGCCGACTGGGGCTTCAGGCTCCTGCGCAGGTGGGAGCCACAGACAACGATGCGGTCGTAGGCGCAGTCAGAGTTGCCCACCGTGGTGTCGGCGCTGTCCGGGATGAGCCATTTGAAGACCTCGCTGCTGCGCAGGCGGATGGCCGCCCAGTCGTGCGGCCGCACGTAGCTGCAGTCGGCGTTGAAGTCGCCCAGAAACAGCAAGTCCTGCGAGGCAGCAAAGCTGAGCCTCCGGCCACCACAGCGGGCCCCAAGGCGTGCCTTCCGGGACCCGGGGCCGTGGGGGCGGGGCTTACGTCAGTGCCCCACTTGTCAATCACGTCCAGGTACACGTCGTAGAGCGCGTCGATCTCGGCCACAGCGTGGTGCGGCGCCGCGTGCAGGGGAACCAGCACCACCTCCTGGGCAGCTGCAGGTGGGGGTTGCGTCAGGGGCGGGGCCttcgggggcggggcctgcggaGGGGCGGGGCCTCACCAGAGCGGGGCGCCGAGAACTTCACCACGAAAGGCTCCCGGCTGAAGACGTCCTCCGGGTCCGGGTACTGGTATGTGTCCATGACCGACACCACGTCCTtcctgggggcagagggtgggtgggCACCCTGAGCGTGCCCCctcttgcccccccccccgcggCCCTCCCCTCACCTGTAGACGAACAGGTACATTTCCTTGTACTGGTCCCGACCCAAAGGCTCGCTGCTCACGAAGCTGTACTCGTGCCTGGACGCGCTGCAGAGATGCGGGCCAGGCCCGCGATCAAGGCATGGCTCGGGGACCTGGGCTCGTGGCCCCGGCTCCCACCGCTGGGCCCTGCCCACCACACCTGTTAATCTGCTTCATGAGGGAGTCGACGGCGCTCAGGTCCGCATCTCGCACCTCCTGCACCAGCGCGATGTCGTAGCCGGCCAGGAtctggggcggggcgggcggggccggcggggcaGGGCGTTACCAGCGGCAAGTCAGCCGCTTTGGAGCCCTGCTGCAACCCCGCCCGGGGACCAGGGCCTCACTTGCGCGATGATGCCTCCGCAGGCCGGGTCTGACACTTTGCTGTCCCCGAAGCTCTGGATGTTGAAAGCTCCGATGCGCAGCGCCGCGGCTCTGGCTgcccccagagcccagagtgCGGCCAGCAAGGCCAGAGGCCCACCCATGGTGTGGAGCTGGCAGGCTTCGAGGGACAGACATGGGCCGTGTGAGCGTGGACCTGGAACGGGACAAACCAGCCCACCCCTCTCCATCCTGCTGCGAGGGCCCCAGAGCCAGGCAGGATCTGCCGCCCACCACAGGCTGGCACGAAGCACATCCTTCGACTGCGGCTCTTCCAGTCTCCCCAGGGGGATGCTCTCGGCTCAGGGCCATGGCCATCCTCCTACtccctggggaaactgaggcccaaataCTAGGACCCGGATCCCATCCAGCCCCCTGCTCAGCACCCGCCCCACCACTCACCTGAAGGATGTGGAGAGGCTGTGTCACAGGCTCAGGATCCTGGTCCCTGGAGAGGTCTGAGGGGAGGTCCAGGTCGGGGTGTGTCTGCAGCTCCAGACTGCAGTTGGCCCAGAAGCACCTCTGGCACCCCAGCTCCGTGGGTATTTgaagccctggcccagggaggggctgggctgtgcTGTCCCGCCCCCTCCACAAAGCTGGATGCAATAactcccagctcccctccccagacTCCCGGGCCGGGCAGCAGGGGATGCACTGAGCCTGCTCTGCCGTCCCCAAGCCCGTCAGCACGGGAAGGCCCTGCCAGCCAGAGCTGCATCAGGACTGGGGAGGAGGGCCAGCCATGCCATGGTTGGCATCTGGTTCTTCTCCCGCCCCTAGAAACCAGGTCACCCAGAGCCTCCCTCTACAAGCTGCCTCCCTCAGGGAAGCTACACACACAACCGGGAGACCAGCCCCGTTTGTGGCCCAGCATCTGCTGCTTCTCCTACACGCTATTACCTCGGGGTGAAAAGCCAAGGCTCCCGGGTCTCCCAGCCTCATTCCCCGGCCCCCGGGGGGCCCCAGGGCTGGAGACCAGGGAGCAAACAACCCCTCCCACGTTCCCTGGGGCCTCAGGAAGCTGGGGTCACAGCTCCTAATGGGCAGGGCAGTGGCGGGAGGCTGCCCGTCCACATGCCAATGACACCCACACACCGCCGAGGTGTCGCCAGCCCAGTCAGGAGCCCTGTGGGGTGACCAGGCACTAGAGTCTggagggaggcctgggcaggCGGAGGCTGCCACGGGGGAACCTGCCAGGGCAGTGGCACCAGCCCCGAGGCTGCCCCAACACCACAAGCGGCCAGTTTTCATGTTTTATTGTAAAGCAACCAAAAGCTCTGTATGTTTATACCCCCACATCCCCTCCGAACACCTCGCCCCACCTTCCCTGTACTCGGCCAGGCGGGCATGGGCTGGGGGACTCGGGGTCCtcgccccccaccctgcccagcctACCAGGACCCTGCAGGCGGCCAGGCTAGACGATAACCGTCTGCACCTCGAGCTGGCCCTCCGGCGAGGCGATGACCAGCTCCCCCGCGTGCTCCAGGATCTCAATGTCCTCCGAAGAGACCATGGTCACAGTGGCCTGCTCGGAGCCACGCGTGCCCGAACGGGCCGTGAGCACAGTGCCCTCGCTGATGGCCGAGGCCAGCGTCATGGCCACCTGCTCCGTCAGGCTCTCGGGGGTGGCGATGGTGATGGTGTCGGCGGCGGCTGCCTCggggcccagccccacctcctggtCCATGGTCACGTTCTGCACGATGATCTGGTGGCCGGCACTGGCCTGGTGCACGATTTGCTGCACCACCTTCATGATGTGGCTATCCACCTGCAGGGGCTTGCGGCTCAGCCCAGGCGTCCGGGTGAGAGGTCCAGGCTGCCCctgccgcccgcccgcccccagcccctcacctctGTCTGGGCGCCCTCGATGATCTCCGCGGCTTCGCTGGTCTCCGCGTCGTCTGCGGAGGCCTGGACGGAGGAGCGGAGGTCAGCCCGTCCTGCCCCCCAGGCCCGGGCCCGGCCCGGCCCAGCGGCCCCACACCCACCTCAATGATGTACTCCTGGGTGTCGGCTACCACGGACGAGAACTCCACCAGCACGGTGTGCGGGTCCTCGGCAaggacggcggcggcggcggcgggactCTCCTCCGACACCAGCAGCTCCTCCACCTCCAGCAGGCAGCCCCCTGCGGCGGGGAGTCCGGTCAGggcccagccccggccccggccccagcccctcAGCCCTCTCAACACCACCTCCCCCGCCGACCTTTGGTGCGCAGGTGCCGGTTGAGCGTGCCGTGCTCGGCAAAGCCTCGGCCGCACTTGTAGCACTTGAagggcttctcgcccgtgtggTGCCGCACGTGCCGC
It encodes the following:
- the ECI1 gene encoding enoyl-CoA delta isomerase 1, mitochondrial (The RefSeq protein has 2 substitutions compared to this genomic sequence) is translated as MAPTAVLRLPARALLRPWALLRGVALGRTEAAAGIRNGARRFGSQHVLVEPAAAAGVAVMKLRNPPVNSLSLELLTELVISLEKLENDKVFRGVILTSDCPSVFSSGLDLRELCGRNPARYAEFWKAVQEMWLRFYLSNLVLVAAINGACPAGGCLLSLTCDYRVLADNPKYLMGLNETLLGIVAPFWFKDSIMNTIGHRATEQALQLGSLLPPAEALQVGMVDQVVPEDQLLSTALSVIAKWLAVPDHARQLTKSMIRQATADRLLKQRDADIQNFVSFISKDAIQKSLQTYLEKLKQKKG
- the DNASE1L2 gene encoding LOW QUALITY PROTEIN: deoxyribonuclease-1-like 2 (The sequence of the model RefSeq protein was modified relative to this genomic sequence to represent the inferred CDS: deleted 2 bases in 1 codon); this translates as MGGPLALLAALWALGAARAAALRIGAFNIQSFGDSKVSDPACGGIIAQILAGYDIALVQEVRDADLSAVDSLMKQINSASRHEYSFVSSEPLGRDQYKEMYLFVYRKDVVSVMDTYQYPDPEDVFSREPFVVKFSAPRSGEAPPLRRPRPKAPPLTQPPPAAAQEVVLVPLHAAPHHAVAEIDALYDVYLDVIDKWGTDDLLFLGDFNADCSYVRPHDWAAIRLRSSEVFKWLIPDSADTTVGNSDCAYDRIVVCGSHLRRSLKPQSAAVHDFQEEFSLDQSQALAISDHFPVEVTLKSH